The following proteins come from a genomic window of Flavobacterium crocinum:
- a CDS encoding SMI1/KNR4 family protein, with protein sequence MPFPLDVKYIIETEEQLEVQFPSLFKEKMMKENGGEAATEYDDWNLYPFFDQSDKKRISRTCQDIVLGTNQARKWNNFPSSAIAIASNGCGDQLVLIPLDNDKGKLSEVIYFWYHETGALEKVAESIQELIEE encoded by the coding sequence ATGCCATTTCCTTTAGATGTAAAATATATAATTGAAACCGAAGAACAGTTAGAGGTTCAATTTCCTTCTTTATTTAAAGAAAAAATGATGAAAGAGAATGGAGGAGAGGCTGCAACAGAATATGATGATTGGAATTTATATCCCTTTTTTGATCAAAGCGATAAAAAGAGAATTAGCAGAACCTGTCAGGATATTGTTTTAGGAACGAACCAAGCAAGAAAATGGAATAATTTTCCATCATCTGCAATTGCTATTGCGAGCAACGGCTGTGGTGATCAATTAGTTCTTATCCCGTTAGATAATGATAAGGGAAAATTAAGTGAAGTAATTTATTTTTGGTATCATGAAACAGGAGCACTAGAGAAAGTAGCTGAAAGTATTCAAGAATTAATAGAGGAATAA